From Acidobacteriota bacterium, a single genomic window includes:
- a CDS encoding acyl-CoA dehydrogenase, protein MDLNLTPSELQFRDELRTWLAANLPKNQPKPGASESDSAYLDFLREWQKTLFEGGWAGISWPKEYGGRGATLMEQAIFQEELAHANAPELIGTIGLALVGPTIIAMGTDEQKKYHLPKILSGEEIWCQGFSEPNAGSDLASLSTKAVLDGDHFVINGQKIWTSFAHFADWCLLLVRTDQDAAKHKGITCLLTDMHTEGISVRPLRMMSGDSAFNEVFFTDVRVPVSQVLGKINHGWTTAIAALMNERANLGSGLQVIFKRNLEALIACSKTLLRNGAPASQDPLARQKIAQIHIELEILGLNTMRALTSLKKTGIPGAEGSISKLYWSEMNQKLQQYAQEILGPYAQLSDFDDGIWSYGYLRARGNTIEAGTSEIQRNIIAERVLGLPKSY, encoded by the coding sequence ATGGATTTGAACCTGACTCCGTCTGAATTGCAGTTTCGTGATGAACTTCGCACCTGGCTGGCCGCCAACCTTCCCAAAAATCAACCCAAACCTGGGGCCTCTGAAAGTGATTCGGCATATCTCGATTTCCTTCGCGAGTGGCAGAAAACTCTGTTTGAAGGCGGGTGGGCCGGCATTTCCTGGCCGAAAGAGTACGGAGGGCGCGGTGCCACGCTGATGGAGCAGGCCATTTTTCAGGAAGAACTCGCCCACGCCAATGCTCCCGAATTGATTGGGACGATTGGACTGGCGCTGGTTGGCCCAACCATTATCGCGATGGGAACGGATGAACAGAAAAAATACCATCTGCCCAAAATCCTCTCTGGCGAAGAAATCTGGTGTCAGGGATTTTCCGAACCCAATGCCGGCAGTGATCTGGCTTCCCTTTCAACCAAAGCCGTGCTCGATGGCGACCACTTTGTGATCAACGGGCAGAAAATCTGGACCAGTTTTGCTCATTTTGCCGACTGGTGTTTGCTGCTGGTGCGAACCGACCAGGATGCTGCCAAACACAAAGGCATCACCTGTCTGCTGACCGATATGCACACCGAAGGGATTTCGGTTCGTCCGTTGCGGATGATGTCTGGAGATTCGGCTTTCAACGAAGTGTTTTTCACCGATGTCCGCGTACCGGTTTCGCAGGTTCTAGGCAAAATCAACCACGGATGGACCACGGCGATTGCGGCACTGATGAACGAACGCGCCAACCTTGGCTCTGGATTGCAGGTCATTTTTAAACGCAACCTCGAAGCCCTGATTGCCTGCTCGAAAACGCTGTTGCGAAACGGGGCTCCGGCCAGTCAGGATCCGCTGGCTCGTCAAAAAATTGCCCAAATCCATATCGAACTTGAGATTCTGGGCTTAAACACCATGCGGGCGCTGACATCGCTGAAGAAAACTGGCATTCCAGGTGCGGAAGGTTCGATTTCCAAGCTCTACTGGAGTGAAATGAACCAGAAACTGCAGCAATACGCCCAGGAAATCCTTGGCCCCTATGCCCAACTGAGCGATTTTGACGACGGCATCTGGTCCTACGGCTACCTCCGTGCACGAGGCAACACCATCGAAGCCGGAACGAGCGAAATCCAGCGCAACATCATTGCCGAGCGCGTGCTTGGCCTGCCGAAGAGCTACTAG
- a CDS encoding acyl-CoA/acyl-ACP dehydrogenase: protein MEFVLNELQQDFKEQTRKLLKRECTPERVRKLMATDTAHDETLWKTMAEQGWLGLTLPEDCGGLGLGYVELAVIAEEMGRACLPGAFLANVFASALIAEAGNASQKSQYLAGIASGELKATVAFLEAGAQWNPTTISFPAVHQDDHFLLNGQKLFVPDAETADVIVCVARSNNQLVLIPVEKTSNGVQIKPMPAMDSTRKWYQVNFEGVSVPETAVLGADGNSQAALEHAIEIATVALCAEMVGGMQWVLETAVEYAKVRHQFGKPIGSFQAVQHQCADMLLMTESARSATLFAAWALSVNDPRATEAVSIAKAYCSDAYREVCHRGVQVHGGIGFTWEYDLQLYVKRSKSSEAFFGDAIYHRERLAQLIIDQVSK, encoded by the coding sequence ATGGAATTTGTCCTCAACGAACTGCAACAGGATTTTAAAGAACAAACCCGCAAGCTGCTCAAACGCGAATGCACACCGGAACGCGTTCGGAAATTGATGGCCACTGATACCGCGCACGATGAAACGCTCTGGAAAACCATGGCCGAACAGGGATGGCTGGGCCTCACGCTGCCTGAAGATTGTGGCGGACTGGGTCTTGGGTATGTCGAACTCGCCGTGATTGCCGAGGAAATGGGCCGGGCGTGTCTGCCGGGCGCCTTTCTGGCCAATGTGTTTGCGAGTGCGTTGATTGCCGAAGCCGGAAATGCCAGCCAAAAAAGCCAGTACCTGGCCGGTATTGCCAGCGGCGAACTCAAAGCCACCGTTGCGTTCCTTGAAGCGGGGGCGCAGTGGAACCCAACCACCATTTCATTCCCGGCGGTACATCAGGACGATCATTTTCTGCTGAATGGGCAAAAACTGTTTGTGCCCGATGCTGAAACGGCGGATGTCATCGTCTGTGTAGCGCGGTCAAATAATCAGTTGGTGCTGATTCCGGTTGAAAAGACTTCAAATGGTGTTCAAATCAAACCCATGCCGGCCATGGACAGCACCCGCAAATGGTATCAGGTCAATTTTGAAGGCGTGTCGGTCCCTGAAACAGCGGTGCTCGGTGCTGACGGCAATTCACAAGCGGCTCTGGAACACGCCATCGAAATTGCCACCGTCGCCCTCTGTGCCGAAATGGTCGGTGGAATGCAGTGGGTGCTTGAAACGGCGGTCGAATACGCCAAAGTCCGGCATCAATTTGGAAAACCGATTGGGTCGTTTCAGGCAGTTCAACACCAGTGCGCTGATATGTTGTTGATGACCGAAAGTGCCCGGTCGGCAACGCTGTTTGCGGCGTGGGCGTTGAGTGTCAACGATCCACGGGCGACAGAAGCCGTTTCCATTGCCAAAGCCTATTGCTCGGATGCCTACCGCGAAGTTTGCCACCGTGGCGTTCAAGTCCATGGAGGCATTGGCTTTACCTGGGAATATGACCTGCAACTCTACGTCAAACGCAGCAAGTCATCCGAAGCGTTCTTTGGAGATGCGATTTACCACCGCGAACGCCTTGCCCAACTGATCATTGACCAGGTCTCCAAATAA